In Pseudonocardia sp. DSM 110487, the sequence CCGTCGGAACGTGTCAGGCGCTCGGGCCGCCCACCAGCACCGACCAACCGCCGTCCAGCCGCACGGTGCTGCCCGTCGCCGGCGCCAGCGCGGGGTCCAGTGCCAGCGCCACCGCCGCACCGACGTCGGCGGGCTCGAGCATCCGGCCGAGCACGGAGTCGGCGCCGAGCTTCGCCACCTGCTCCTCGCCCAGCAGCGACTCCACGGCGGGTGTCCGGACCGCGCCGGGCGCGACCGTCACCACCGCGATGCCGTCGCGGGCGCTCTCCGCGGCGACGTGGCGGGCGAACGTGGCCAGCGCCGCTTTCGCGGTGCCGTGGGCGACGCGGCCGCCGCCCACGTAGTCGGCGGCGGTGCTGCCGACGAAGACGATCCGTCCGGCGCCCTGCGCCCGCATTTCCGGCAGTACCCGCGTGACCAGGTGGAACGCCCCGGCGAGCTCGCCGAGCACCTTCCCCGAGAATGCCTCCCACCCGATGTGGGCGAGCGCCGCGAACGGAGGCTGCACCGTGTTCGCGTTGAGGACCACGGCGTCGAGCCCGCCTCGTTCGGCGATGACGTGCGACACCAGCGCGTCCACATCGTCGCGGTCGGTCACGTCGGCCCGCACCGCCTGCGCGCTGCCCCCTCGGCCGACGATCTCCGCGACCACCCGCTCCGCCGCCTCGGTGTCGCCCCGGTAGTTCACGACCACGTGGTGCCCCCGCGCGGCCACCGCGGCCGCGATAGCCGATCCGAGCCCCTTGCCGGCGCCGGTCACCAGGACCGTCGAGCCATCCATGATCGAAAGGCTAGGGAACGCGATCCGCGCACGGAAAGGGCTCACCTCCGGGTATGCCCCTGACCGCGGGGTGAGCGCCCAGGCCGTGGCCACGGGGAGGTGCCCCGCGTGACGCGTTCCACAGCTGCGAACGGCGGTGGGGGATTCGTACGGTGGTCGGCATGCAGCTCCCGACCTATCGCTGGTGGACGGTCGCCGCGCTGGCCGTCACCGCGACGGCGGGTTACGGGGTGCTCACGTACGCGTTCGCCGTCCTGCTCGTGCCGATGCAGGAGGCGCTGGGCGCCGACCGGACCGCCGTCACCGGCGCCCAGACCGTCTCGCTGCTGGCTGCGGCGCTCGCCGCGGTGCCGGCC encodes:
- a CDS encoding SDR family oxidoreductase — encoded protein: MDGSTVLVTGAGKGLGSAIAAAVAARGHHVVVNYRGDTEAAERVVAEIVGRGGSAQAVRADVTDRDDVDALVSHVIAERGGLDAVVLNANTVQPPFAALAHIGWEAFSGKVLGELAGAFHLVTRVLPEMRAQGAGRIVFVGSTAADYVGGGRVAHGTAKAALATFARHVAAESARDGIAVVTVAPGAVRTPAVESLLGEEQVAKLGADSVLGRMLEPADVGAAVALALDPALAPATGSTVRLDGGWSVLVGGPSA